A genomic region of Runella rosea contains the following coding sequences:
- a CDS encoding DUF2200 domain-containing protein: MKTHDERFAEMTFASVYPHYLKKVEKKGRTKEELHQVIEWLTGFDNQQLQAQIDNKVTFEIFFQNAELNQDAHLITGLICGYRVEEIENSLTQKVRYLDKLVDELAKGKRLGKILRNS, from the coding sequence ATGAAAACACACGATGAACGTTTCGCGGAAATGACCTTCGCTTCGGTGTATCCGCACTACCTAAAAAAAGTGGAGAAGAAGGGCAGAACCAAAGAAGAATTACATCAAGTCATTGAATGGCTGACGGGGTTCGACAACCAACAACTGCAAGCTCAAATTGACAATAAAGTAACTTTTGAAATCTTCTTTCAGAATGCCGAATTAAACCAAGATGCCCATCTCATTACGGGGCTGATATGCGGTTATCGGGTTGAGGAAATAGAAAATTCTTTGACCCAAAAAGTCAGGTATTTGGATAAGTTGGTAGATGAGTTGGCGAAGGGGAAAAGGTTAGGGAAAATCCTGCGAAATTCATAG
- a CDS encoding DUF6786 family protein → MFLTSKTICSARAVVTLGIASVVLTFMSSCSSSNKDTMSSTANSFGTDLEFLKKHQQTIVLTAPDDDSAQVAVVGALQGRVMTSTANGTSGNSYGWLNYKLLESGKFTPHMSAFGGEDRFWIGPEGGQFSIYFQQGKQFVFDDWQVPAVIDSEPFEVVSSDKSKAVFRKTASLTNYSGTKFDLQIDRSVEALSKIAIETAINFPLKDVKTVAYETVNTITNQGADWNKETGLLSIWILGMFNPTPKTTVVVPFVGGADHKSKINDSYFGKVPAERLIVEDSVLYFKADGKHRSKIGLPPTIAKPVMGSYDSEKGVLTIVTYDLDPTGDYVNSMWEIQKEPFKGDAANSYNDGPVEDGTQMGPFYELESSSPAKALKKGETLTHRSRTYHFEGDKMALNAVARRMLGVSLEEIVKH, encoded by the coding sequence ATGTTTTTAACTTCAAAAACCATTTGTTCGGCCCGCGCCGTAGTCACTTTAGGAATAGCCTCGGTAGTATTGACGTTTATGTCAAGCTGTTCATCCTCCAACAAAGATACCATGTCTTCTACTGCAAATTCTTTCGGCACCGACCTCGAATTCTTAAAAAAACACCAACAAACCATCGTTCTCACCGCTCCCGACGACGACTCTGCGCAAGTAGCCGTGGTCGGGGCGTTGCAGGGGCGCGTGATGACCTCCACCGCCAACGGCACTTCGGGCAACAGCTACGGCTGGCTCAATTATAAACTCCTCGAATCGGGCAAATTCACACCGCACATGAGCGCCTTTGGCGGTGAAGACCGCTTCTGGATTGGTCCCGAGGGCGGGCAGTTCTCCATTTATTTTCAGCAAGGCAAACAATTCGTGTTCGACGATTGGCAAGTACCCGCCGTCATTGATTCCGAGCCGTTCGAGGTGGTTTCTTCCGACAAATCAAAAGCAGTTTTTCGTAAAACGGCTTCATTGACCAATTATTCAGGCACCAAATTCGACCTACAAATAGACCGCAGCGTGGAGGCCCTCAGCAAAATAGCCATCGAAACGGCCATCAATTTCCCGCTCAAAGATGTAAAAACGGTAGCCTACGAAACCGTCAATACCATCACCAATCAAGGGGCGGACTGGAACAAAGAAACGGGGCTGCTTTCCATTTGGATTTTGGGGATGTTTAATCCTACACCTAAAACCACCGTGGTGGTACCGTTTGTGGGAGGCGCTGACCACAAAAGCAAAATCAACGACAGCTATTTTGGCAAAGTCCCCGCCGAGCGCCTTATCGTCGAAGACAGCGTGCTGTACTTCAAAGCCGACGGAAAACACCGCAGCAAGATCGGTCTGCCGCCAACTATTGCCAAGCCTGTGATGGGTAGTTATGATTCCGAGAAAGGCGTTTTGACGATTGTTACCTACGATTTAGACCCCACCGGCGACTACGTCAACTCGATGTGGGAAATCCAGAAAGAGCCCTTCAAAGGTGATGCCGCCAATTCTTACAATGACGGCCCCGTAGAAGACGGTACGCAAATGGGTCCGTTTTATGAACTGGAATCCTCCTCCCCCGCCAAAGCCCTCAAAAAAGGCGAAACCCTCACCCACCGCAGCCGCACCTATCACTTTGAAGGCGACAAAATGGCGCTGAATGCCGTGGCAAGGAGAATGCTAGGCGTGAGTTTGGAGGAAATTGTGAAGCATTGA
- a CDS encoding M13 family metallopeptidase: MKSIPSLVYLALFGAILAACKTDKKESTRTTFFDTAGMDTTVNPADDFFSYASGNWMKNTKIPADQTGWGSFYTLYEENLNKLHGILEESLKTTHPKGSLEQKVSDYYRSGMDTVTIEKKGIEPIKAYLAEIDRLKTPQEIMDYTAKLESPGGVWVGYYVDADEKNPGYNALQLVQTALSLPEKDYYFRTDAETKKVRDAYKKYIAKLFTLSGVDSTTAKKKAETILALETQIAKSHRSPVELRNPELNYNKFAIKDLSALTPGIDWARFVKTMGAQTDTLIVGQPDYYKALSGLLKTQSLEVLKDRMKLSVLSGAASSLTKAFRDAQFEFYGKTLNGQQVPNARWKQITNAVDGGLGDLLGQLFTQKYFTADAKTRMNELVNNLQDVYRDRIKRLDWMSDSTKTEAVKKLDAFIKKIGYPDKWKDYAEVEIVSDNYFANKRAIAIYEGKRDLAKVGKPVDKTEWGMTAPTVNAYYNPTFNEIVFPAGILQFPFFDNAADDAINYGAIGAVIGHEMTHGFDDQGRQYNYMGMLKNWWKPADGDKFKRKAMVVVKQYSGYKVLDNMSVNGELTLGENLADIGGLSIAYEAFMKTKQAKSGEKIDGFTPQQRFFLGFAQVWRIKTRDETMRMRITMDPHSPELFRVNGPLANMPEFYEAFNVKPTNKLYRPDSLRVRIW, from the coding sequence ATGAAATCCATTCCATCACTCGTTTATCTTGCGCTTTTCGGTGCCATTTTGGCGGCCTGCAAAACCGACAAAAAAGAATCGACCCGAACCACATTTTTTGACACAGCAGGCATGGATACCACCGTAAATCCAGCCGATGATTTTTTTAGTTATGCCTCGGGCAACTGGATGAAAAACACCAAAATTCCCGCCGACCAAACTGGCTGGGGCTCTTTCTACACCCTCTATGAAGAAAACCTCAACAAACTTCACGGTATTTTGGAGGAAAGCCTCAAAACAACGCATCCAAAGGGGAGTTTGGAACAAAAAGTAAGTGATTATTACCGATCTGGAATGGACACCGTTACCATCGAAAAGAAGGGAATTGAGCCAATTAAGGCTTATTTGGCTGAGATTGACCGACTCAAAACGCCGCAAGAAATCATGGATTATACGGCCAAATTGGAATCGCCGGGGGGCGTATGGGTGGGGTATTATGTGGACGCTGACGAAAAAAATCCGGGCTACAATGCCTTACAACTCGTCCAAACGGCGCTCTCGTTGCCCGAAAAAGACTATTATTTTCGCACCGATGCCGAAACCAAAAAAGTACGAGACGCCTATAAAAAATACATCGCGAAGCTGTTTACCCTTTCGGGCGTAGACTCGACGACTGCGAAGAAAAAAGCCGAAACGATATTGGCGCTCGAAACCCAAATCGCTAAGTCGCACCGCAGTCCGGTGGAGTTGAGAAATCCCGAACTAAACTATAACAAGTTTGCCATCAAAGACCTCTCCGCCTTGACACCTGGTATTGACTGGGCGCGATTTGTGAAAACGATGGGTGCCCAAACGGATACCCTCATCGTCGGCCAACCCGATTATTACAAGGCCCTGAGCGGATTGTTGAAAACGCAGTCGTTGGAGGTTTTGAAAGACCGCATGAAACTATCGGTTTTGTCGGGAGCGGCTTCTTCGCTGACCAAAGCGTTTCGGGATGCGCAATTTGAGTTTTACGGCAAAACCCTCAACGGACAGCAGGTGCCGAATGCCCGTTGGAAACAAATTACCAATGCCGTCGACGGTGGATTAGGGGATTTGCTGGGGCAATTGTTTACGCAAAAATACTTTACCGCCGACGCCAAAACGCGCATGAATGAGCTGGTGAACAACTTGCAGGATGTGTACCGCGACCGCATCAAACGCCTCGACTGGATGTCGGATTCGACCAAAACCGAGGCGGTAAAAAAATTGGATGCGTTCATCAAGAAAATTGGTTATCCCGACAAATGGAAAGATTATGCCGAAGTGGAAATTGTTAGCGACAACTATTTTGCCAACAAACGGGCAATTGCCATTTACGAGGGGAAGCGCGACTTGGCGAAAGTCGGCAAACCCGTTGACAAAACCGAATGGGGCATGACGGCCCCCACCGTCAACGCGTATTACAACCCTACATTCAACGAAATCGTGTTTCCAGCAGGAATTCTTCAGTTCCCATTTTTTGACAATGCCGCCGACGATGCCATCAACTACGGTGCCATTGGTGCTGTAATTGGCCACGAAATGACGCACGGATTTGACGATCAAGGACGCCAATATAACTACATGGGAATGCTGAAAAACTGGTGGAAACCCGCCGACGGCGATAAATTTAAGCGCAAAGCGATGGTGGTGGTGAAGCAGTACAGCGGCTATAAAGTGCTCGACAACATGAGCGTAAATGGCGAACTGACCTTGGGCGAAAACCTTGCCGACATCGGCGGGCTTTCGATTGCTTATGAGGCGTTTATGAAAACGAAACAGGCCAAAAGCGGCGAAAAAATCGACGGTTTTACACCACAACAGCGCTTCTTCTTGGGGTTTGCGCAGGTATGGCGTATCAAAACCCGCGACGAAACCATGCGGATGCGCATCACCATGGACCCGCACTCGCCGGAGTTGTTTAGGGTGAACGGTCCGTTGGCGAATATGCCCGAATTTTATGAAGCGTTCAACGTAAAACCAACCAATAAACTGTACCGTCCAGATAGCTTACGCGTGCGTATTTGGTAG
- a CDS encoding c-type cytochrome produces MKTTLAGMLCMLAATAFNVPSKEPILTTPTENPPSKNTAQISLDNTEALIKKGEYLVTIAGCGDCHTPKIMGKQGPEPDPNHWLGGHPASMKLPKVNKGELSSWVLFNMTNTAAVGPWGVSFSGNISSDESGIGKWTEEQFFTAMREGKYKGLKTARPLLPPMPWPNYIQMSDQDLRAIFAYLKSTKPVKNVVPEPITPDKL; encoded by the coding sequence ATGAAAACAACGCTTGCTGGGATGCTGTGTATGTTAGCAGCCACCGCTTTTAACGTACCGTCGAAAGAACCCATTCTTACTACTCCTACCGAAAACCCTCCCTCCAAAAACACGGCTCAAATTTCGCTCGATAATACCGAAGCGCTCATCAAAAAAGGGGAATATCTTGTCACCATTGCAGGTTGTGGAGATTGTCATACGCCCAAAATCATGGGTAAGCAAGGCCCCGAACCCGACCCAAACCACTGGCTGGGCGGGCATCCCGCCTCCATGAAACTTCCTAAAGTAAACAAAGGAGAATTGTCATCGTGGGTTTTGTTCAACATGACCAATACCGCCGCCGTAGGGCCTTGGGGGGTGTCTTTTTCGGGCAACATCAGCTCTGACGAATCAGGCATCGGCAAATGGACAGAAGAGCAGTTTTTTACGGCCATGCGCGAAGGCAAATACAAGGGCCTTAAAACCGCACGCCCTTTGCTCCCACCTATGCCTTGGCCTAATTATATTCAAATGTCCGACCAAGATTTACGCGCCATTTTTGCGTATTTAAAAAGCACGAAGCCCGTCAAAAACGTAGTCCCTGAGCCGATTACACCTGATAAGTTGTAG
- a CDS encoding GH116 family glycosyl-hydrolase, translating to MKKLLFLLCIATQALAQSPWKPQKWPVLKHYDQQHLTRIAMPIGGIGTGTVSLGGRGQLQDWEIMNRPGKGFSTTLPGNMAPFFAIYVKKPTENAQAKALIGPIETHEYQHMEGRPVDHHGLPRFAKASFDAAYPFGQVNLSDEKMPVTVQIKAFNPLIPGDAERSGIPMAALTYEVTNTSNQPLTVSVAGSMRNFVGKDGSKGSKSWKGEFNPSGAKQNKNQFRQGKAGQGIFMYSDGVDKADPAWGTIALSTNAGGDVSYRTSSVPNAWENALLDFWDDFTDDGKLTEKNTVADEDPMASLAVKKTIQPKQTESFTFFITWHFPNRFAWSKERVGNYYTTRYADAWEVAEKAVPQLPQLENETLLFVNNFLKSDYPEAVKEAALFNLSTLRSQTVFRTEDGRMFGWEGVMDNEGSCAGSCTHVWNYEQATAFLFGDLAQTMRDVEFNYALDSTSGIMQFRVGLPLNKGAGNGMAAADGQMGTIMKFYRDWQLSGNTAFLQKNWPKIKRALAFAWVPDGWDGNLDGVMDGAQHNTMDVEYFGPNPQMQIWYLGALKAAEKMAEAMHDAAFAQQCKTLFQSGSTWADQQLFNGEYYEQQVISPVGRKFAKGTMSGWNSIQGDFPPFQLAKGCLVDQLVGQFMAHVCGLGYLVKPQNVQTSLKSILKYNYRATLTEHFNNMRSYALADEPALLMASWPKGRPTVPFPYFAEVMTGFEYTAAIGMLYENMTEDGLKCIQNIRYRYDGAKRSPFDEAECGHHYARAMISWASTLALSGFQYSGVEKTLHFNDQPGTFFWSNGYAWGTCTKQKQGAQLKTTLTVLHGQLPVQTVQIGNKKVHELAGNTVLKVGEKVEFLR from the coding sequence ATGAAAAAACTCCTTTTCCTCCTCTGCATCGCCACGCAAGCCCTCGCTCAAAGCCCTTGGAAACCGCAAAAGTGGCCTGTTTTAAAACATTATGACCAACAACACCTCACCCGCATTGCCATGCCCATCGGCGGCATCGGCACGGGAACCGTGTCGCTGGGAGGACGCGGGCAGTTGCAGGATTGGGAAATCATGAACCGTCCGGGAAAAGGATTCAGTACGACCCTACCGGGCAATATGGCTCCGTTCTTTGCCATTTATGTCAAAAAACCAACCGAAAACGCCCAAGCCAAAGCCCTCATAGGCCCGATCGAAACGCATGAGTACCAACACATGGAAGGTCGTCCCGTGGACCATCACGGTTTGCCGCGATTTGCCAAAGCGAGTTTTGACGCCGCGTATCCGTTTGGACAAGTGAATTTGTCGGACGAAAAAATGCCCGTTACGGTTCAGATCAAAGCCTTCAATCCTCTCATTCCCGGCGATGCCGAGCGCAGCGGGATTCCGATGGCGGCCCTGACCTACGAAGTCACCAACACGTCCAACCAACCGCTGACGGTTTCGGTGGCGGGGTCGATGCGTAATTTTGTGGGGAAAGACGGCTCCAAAGGCTCCAAATCGTGGAAAGGCGAGTTCAACCCATCGGGGGCGAAGCAGAATAAAAATCAATTTCGGCAAGGAAAAGCAGGACAGGGCATTTTCATGTATTCCGACGGCGTGGACAAAGCCGACCCCGCTTGGGGAACGATTGCCCTAAGTACCAACGCCGGCGGCGACGTCAGCTACCGCACGTCGTCCGTGCCCAACGCGTGGGAAAATGCGTTGTTGGATTTTTGGGATGATTTTACGGACGACGGCAAATTGACCGAAAAAAACACCGTCGCCGACGAAGACCCGATGGCGTCGTTGGCCGTGAAGAAAACGATTCAACCCAAACAAACCGAGTCGTTTACGTTTTTTATCACGTGGCATTTTCCCAACCGTTTTGCGTGGTCGAAAGAGCGCGTGGGCAACTACTACACCACTCGCTACGCTGACGCGTGGGAAGTAGCCGAAAAGGCCGTGCCGCAATTGCCCCAACTCGAAAATGAGACGTTGCTCTTTGTCAACAACTTCCTGAAAAGCGATTATCCCGAAGCCGTCAAAGAAGCGGCGCTCTTCAATCTCAGCACGTTGCGCTCCCAAACCGTGTTCCGCACCGAAGACGGGCGAATGTTTGGCTGGGAGGGCGTCATGGACAACGAAGGCTCCTGCGCGGGTTCGTGTACGCACGTTTGGAACTACGAGCAGGCCACAGCCTTTTTGTTCGGTGATCTGGCCCAAACCATGCGCGACGTAGAGTTTAACTACGCCCTCGACAGCACCTCGGGCATCATGCAGTTTCGGGTGGGCCTACCGCTCAACAAAGGTGCGGGCAACGGCATGGCCGCCGCCGACGGGCAAATGGGCACCATCATGAAGTTTTACCGCGATTGGCAACTATCGGGCAATACCGCTTTTCTGCAAAAAAACTGGCCGAAAATCAAACGTGCGCTGGCGTTCGCGTGGGTGCCCGACGGCTGGGACGGCAACCTCGACGGTGTGATGGACGGGGCGCAGCACAACACCATGGACGTAGAATATTTCGGGCCCAATCCGCAGATGCAGATCTGGTATTTGGGCGCGTTGAAAGCTGCCGAAAAAATGGCCGAAGCCATGCACGATGCCGCTTTTGCGCAGCAATGCAAAACCCTTTTTCAAAGCGGCAGTACGTGGGCCGACCAACAGTTGTTCAACGGTGAATATTACGAGCAACAGGTGATCTCGCCCGTAGGACGCAAGTTTGCCAAGGGCACGATGTCGGGCTGGAACAGCATTCAGGGCGATTTTCCGCCGTTTCAGTTGGCCAAAGGCTGTTTGGTGGACCAATTGGTGGGGCAATTCATGGCGCACGTGTGCGGCTTGGGCTATTTGGTGAAACCGCAAAACGTACAGACCTCGCTGAAATCCATCCTGAAATACAACTACCGCGCCACGCTGACGGAGCATTTCAACAACATGCGCTCCTACGCCCTGGCCGACGAGCCCGCGTTGCTCATGGCAAGCTGGCCCAAAGGCCGCCCCACGGTGCCGTTCCCGTATTTTGCCGAAGTGATGACGGGTTTTGAATACACCGCCGCCATCGGAATGCTTTACGAAAACATGACCGAAGACGGCCTCAAATGCATCCAAAACATCCGTTACCGCTACGACGGTGCCAAGCGCAGCCCCTTCGACGAGGCCGAATGCGGCCACCACTACGCCCGCGCCATGATCAGCTGGGCTTCTACGTTGGCGTTGAGCGGCTTCCAATACTCAGGCGTAGAAAAAACCCTTCATTTCAACGACCAACCCGGCACCTTTTTCTGGTCCAACGGCTACGCGTGGGGAACCTGCACGAAGCAAAAACAAGGCGCCCAACTCAAAACCACCCTCACCGTTTTGCACGGACAATTACCCGTTCAAACCGTACAGATTGGCAATAAAAAAGTGCATGAATTGGCCGGGAATACGGTTTTGAAGGTTGGGGAGAAGGTGGAGTTTTTGCGGTAG
- a CDS encoding NAD-dependent epimerase/dehydratase family protein, producing the protein MRIFFTGGSGKAGKHVIPYLLDQGHKVLNVDLTPLNYPGVDNLTADITDSGQMFNAMTSYTGFEELEPGTGVPKFDAVVHFAAVPRILLKPDNETFRVNTVGTYNVIEAAVKLGIKKIIIASSETTYGICFSDGQTNPSVLPLEEDYDVDPMDSYGLSKVVNEKTARTFQRRSGFDIYALRIGNVIEPHEYAELFPHYFKHPEVRRRNAFCYIDARDLGQIVDLCLQKDGLGYQVFNAGNDHNGAVIPSKELAKRFFPNVPITRELEEHEALFSNRKIREVLGFQEQHNWRKYVKGE; encoded by the coding sequence ATGCGAATCTTTTTTACGGGGGGCTCGGGAAAAGCAGGAAAACATGTCATTCCGTACCTGCTCGACCAAGGCCATAAAGTACTGAATGTGGACCTGACGCCACTGAATTATCCGGGGGTAGATAATCTGACAGCCGATATTACGGATTCAGGACAAATGTTCAATGCCATGACGTCCTATACCGGGTTTGAGGAATTGGAACCAGGCACCGGCGTACCTAAATTTGATGCGGTTGTTCATTTTGCAGCCGTACCCCGCATCTTACTCAAACCTGATAATGAAACGTTTCGAGTCAACACCGTGGGCACTTATAATGTGATTGAAGCGGCGGTTAAATTGGGCATCAAGAAGATCATCATTGCATCGTCGGAGACCACCTACGGTATCTGTTTTTCGGATGGACAAACTAACCCGAGTGTGTTGCCGTTGGAAGAAGATTACGACGTTGACCCCATGGACAGTTACGGATTATCGAAGGTGGTCAATGAAAAAACGGCCCGCACCTTTCAGCGACGGTCAGGATTTGATATTTATGCCCTTCGTATCGGTAATGTGATTGAACCACACGAATACGCCGAACTGTTTCCGCATTATTTTAAACACCCCGAAGTACGCCGCCGAAATGCATTCTGTTATATCGACGCCCGTGATTTGGGACAAATCGTGGACTTGTGTCTGCAAAAAGACGGCCTCGGCTATCAGGTTTTCAATGCAGGAAATGACCACAACGGGGCTGTTATCCCGAGCAAAGAACTGGCGAAGAGGTTCTTTCCCAATGTGCCCATTACGCGCGAATTGGAGGAGCATGAAGCCTTGTTTTCAAACCGCAAAATCCGTGAAGTGCTGGGATTTCAAGAACAACATAACTGGCGAAAATACGTAAAAGGAGAGTGA